The following nucleotide sequence is from Trifolium pratense cultivar HEN17-A07 linkage group LG2, ARS_RC_1.1, whole genome shotgun sequence.
TGACAATTCTCATCCATGTACACCGTTAACCAGGCAAAATAGTTAATTTCTTCTACACACTCTAGGATCATAatttcttcaataatttttcacttttcaTGAAAGAAACAAGTAGCCAAAGGAATCATCTTGGCATATGGATAACACAACGAAGACACTTTCCTTCCTTCATGAGATTGAAAGCTTTGTTAATGTCATCAAATTGCAAATTGTGTGTTATGTAATCATCAATCTGGATTTCCTGCATTTTCATTTATCATAACATTAGCACATAATTTTATGCCTAAGGAATATGTCACAAcaactaacaatttttttttgaaaactcgaTATCTGACCCAAGGACCGACAATTTGAAGAACACCAATCCAGAGCTTTTGTTGCTTTGTATGACTGACCCAACACAAGAAGTGGCATCGAGAGGATTCAAACTtcagaccttgagaggagcaaaCTCCAAGGACCAAAGTCTTCGCCACCGGGCCAattattatattgaaaaaaatctGTAATAGacttttatattgaaaaatatgATTAGGTGACAAATGAATGTATGTATTTAAGAGAGATCTGTGTCGAGAAACAGTGGGACACAAAATGTAGCAACCTCTTTCCAGGAATTGGTTAGACAAGTATAAGTTACAATAATTTGGTCAAACAGGCATTGTCATGTGTTAACATAAAgtaaaagtttaaatattcATGCTCAGATAAAGAAGATATTATAAGCATTGTCATTTTACCTTGTTCACATACTTCTCTACTAACGAAGGAAGATCAGTTTTAGGTTTCCATCCTCCGAATAGAGATCCTTTTAATGTTCTTCCCGTCAGGAATAGTCCATAATGAGCTGACATCTCAGGCTTCACCTTCGGTACACCAAGTGTTACAGTCAAACCCCATCCCTATTAGGCACAGGAAAGATAAAATGAAATTCAAGTCAGActatgtttggataaacaacttaattaagcgcttatagcataagcCTGCCTTTAATTATCATATTAGTGTTTttgtataacttataagctatttctataacaaaagacaAAATCAAGTCAAGTGGcttttatatatgttataagttgttttcataagctatcctggagagcttatggacataagctaaaaacagcttatggacatgtcaatGGTTGTTTCCTTAAGCTCCCCCAAACAGTATCTTACAAGTGCTTATGACAATAGATAAGTTCACATAAGCCAATCTACATAGGTCCTGAGtatgattttagattttcaaTATCAAAAAACAACTTTAAGGATATAGAGTATTACATCACAGCATGATTGCAATGCGGTGGTTATCATATCAGTGTCACCTACACATTCAAAACAGAAATCTGCGCCACCATCAGTAATGCGCTTAATAACCTGAAAATTTCAGCACACAAATTGTGGTCATGTTATTTATAACTTATGTGAGTTTGTGTATGTCCTCATAGTTTACATGCTAAGATTAAGAATAAATTAACTTGTTTGGATTACACATATGCTATCTATGATCTAGAAGCATACTTTTGATAGTCATATATTACAACTATATAAGATTATTTGAAAATGTTAAATTGGATATCTTGTAATGAGATGAACAATCCACCTGCACGATAGGTTCTTTGTACGAATTCGGATCAACAACTTCCGTAATCCCAAAAGATTTAGCTGTGTGGTAGCAATCAACAAAACAATAGTAGATCAAGAGATTATGACAGGTTTGAaggtttaaaaataaatttagagtAATTTGAAGAATTTACTTTGTTACCGTTTTCACACTTCCGTGGATTGTTGTCAACACCAATTATTCTAGAAGCACCCCTTAGTTTGGCGCCTTGAGCAACCTATTCAACAGGAAAAGATTATATCATTCATCTGTTGAGAAGATTACGAGGACCTTAAGAGCACGATATGAATTCTCTTCGCGCTCTTGTCGTCCTCGTCAGAAGATTACTTGGATTGGACTTACAGAAAGGCCAACAGTTCCAAGACCAAATATAACCACTGTTGATCCTTTTGTCACATCAGCAACGTTCCATGCTGCACCTAGACCTAATGTTAATAATGTAATGAGTCACATAATCAGCAACAAAGATTTCATCAATGGCATTATAATTTCAACATTCTCCATCGAGAAAAATGCCCCAAAAGAAGTATTGTTTGGATACTTAATAATTTTATTCCAATTCTACtaccaaattaataaaatgtgcATCACTCTCAAGTTAATTATACTCTACTATACATTAATAACAGTTAGAACTTAGAATAGCAAATCTGGCTCTAAAGAAACAGATAAATTAACGGATAGGAACACAAATTGTTTGCTGTAGTTTTCTATTATGAATACTGCGGTCTAAATTACAATAACACTGATTAGCACCTAATGTTTAATAAGGATGATACTGAAAAATCGTTatacaattttctttatttacaaattttcttaatctatttgaaataacCTACAGTGACGCTCAGCATGAGATTGAACGGAAGGACCGAAGGAGCTATATAGTTTCCTTGAACTTTATGTTTCCACtccttattaaataaaaaatacttgtaAAAATATACCTGCAGCAACACCACAGCTAAGAAGGCATATTTTCTCAAGAGGTACATGAGGACCGACTTTCACGGCACATCCAGAATGGACGACGGTATATTCACTAAAACTTGAAACACCACAATAATGATAAACAGGCTTCCCTTTTACTGTAAATCTCGTCTTTTGATCACTATGCATTAAACCCTTTCTTTCCAATCCCAAAACTTGACAAACATTACTTTTTCCTGATTTGCACGGCCTGCATGACATGCATTCTCCAATGAAAACTGTTAACACATGGTCCCCTTCTTTGAATTCAGTCACTCCTTGCCCTACACTCTCAACAACCCTGCAAAATCATTACTCAATATTCAATATCTATCTACTATGAAAAATTACTTTAGTTAAAGTCATGTCCTCGATGCTACAATCATGGTTCTAAATTGCAGTTGCGACTGTTAAGAATCATGGTATCCATAGAAAAGTGGAGAGAAAAGGTAGAAAACTTGTATTGATGATAATGAGTAGAATTACAATTATGAGAAATCTAGGTACAAATGACTTATTTATAGGCTAACCAACTAGACTAACTAACTAGTAACTAGTGCAACTAACTATATCTCTAATAGCCTCCCGCAAGCTGGAACGTGTTCACAACACTTCCGGCTTGGGATAACTAATATAAAAgtacatcaaaaataaaggaaaatacaATGAGATTTGCCGGAATACATCGGCTAAAAGGACAACTCAAATATAACTAGTTGTGCTTAACCATCATAAGGAAGAAACACAACCCATCAAAGCCAACTAAGGGCAGATGCTTAACCACCATAGGCAGAAGCAACTCAACAAAGCCAATTAAGGCACAAAGCTTAACCATCAAGAGCGCTCAATCACTCAAGATAGAAGCAAAATAGAATGTCAAAAGAGGTCCGATGTCTATAAAGTGAAGCATCAATACTCAAGTTGTGCTAAAGGTAATTAGCTCATCTATGGACCAACAAATCAAGGAGAAAGCTCAAGTAGCATGGTTGATGGCTAGAGAGTAAAGCATCAATACCAATGTTGTGTTGAAGATGAGATAGCACATCAAAAACCAACTAACCACTCGACAAAGCAAACATATCAACGAGAGAGATCAAGTAGCATGGTTAATGGCTAGAGAGTAAAGCATCAATACCATTGTTAGAATTtgggaggcctatactcaaccacaaaagctagcttgagagttaaGGTTTGCACTACCCTTATAAAGGTTATctttgtcatatctctagccaatgtgggacttctaacagcGACTACGCTATGAACCTTGATATTGTAGCAAAATACAGGCAAATGCAGTCGATGTGGCCGCAATTACGATTACAGACGGCAATTTTAACATGGCTACAATGCATACGCAATGTTATCTAACATCAGTAATAGTCATATTTGTTAGTTAGGTCTCGATATTCGTGACAATATTCTGTTGTGCTGCCACTCTAACTAAACATTGGTGTCTCTATATTTGATCTAATTCTAAATTCATACTATAACTTTAACATGACGTTCTTCTAAGATCgtcaaataaaataacaaaaggaTTACTAATGACTCAATGTTTAACATTAGGTGAAGATTACCCAGATGCTTCATGGCCAAATATGCGAGGAAATATGGCCTGcatataaaaacaccttatgTTAGATGTTAGTTCCATATAATTTAGTATTTAGAATCAAAAcaatgtcaaaaaaataaatattcattaGCCTTTACAAATAGAGTTGAGATCTATCtgatttatattaataaaatggtaattaataATTTGTGAAGCACTAACAGACACGAACACGACAGTAACACTAAAATGTCAACAccagtaataatttgagaaaatacaataattgaatgtaaccatATGTGTAAGTGTTGTATCGGTGTCGGACACACCTCTAAAcctgaagtgtcggtgctacatagtTAATCAACGATTATGTTAAACAAAATGTTACTGAATTACATCTCACAAAGGACTAATTCTGGTATGAGGATAGGACAATGTCTATAGGCATAACTAATTGGAAATTGATGACATTACAAATAAGAAGACACACTTACATGAGATTCCCAAGCAGAAAGATCACTACGACAGAGAGAGGTGGAGACAACCTTAATCCTAATCTCCAATGGTTGAGGAGGACTAACTTCCACTTCCTCAATTACCAATGCCTCTCCAGCTCCCCATGCCACTGCAgctgtttgtttgtttcataaaCAAATGTACATAGTCATACATACATATCAAAACAGAaa
It contains:
- the LOC123908861 gene encoding alcohol dehydrogenase-like 6 — translated: MASSTPQVITCKAAVAWGAGEALVIEEVEVSPPQPLEIRIKVVSTSLCRSDLSAWESHAIFPRIFGHEASGVVESVGQGVTEFKEGDHVLTVFIGECMSCRPCKSGKSNVCQVLGLERKGLMHSDQKTRFTVKGKPVYHYCGVSSFSEYTVVHSGCAVKVGPHVPLEKICLLSCGVAAGLGAAWNVADVTKGSTVVIFGLGTVGLSVAQGAKLRGASRIIGVDNNPRKCENAKSFGITEVVDPNSYKEPIVQVIKRITDGGADFCFECVGDTDMITTALQSCCDGWGLTVTLGVPKVKPEMSAHYGLFLTGRTLKGSLFGGWKPKTDLPSLVEKYVNKEIQIDDYITHNLQFDDINKAFNLMKEGKCLRCVIHMPR